ATCAAAGTTGAAGTTGATCCTCTGGTCGGTTTATTGCCATTTCAAGCACGTGAAGTTGCATTTAAGTTGAACCTTAAAGATGGTCAAGTGAATCAATTTGTGAAAGTGATGTCTGCTGCATATCAAGCATTCATTGAAAATGACTTTGCTTTATTTGAGATTAACCCACTATCTGTGCGTGAAAATGGTGACATTCTATGTGTCGATGCCAAAGTAGGGATCGACTCCAACGCACTTTATCGTTTGCCTGAAATTGCTGCGCTACGTGATAAGTCGCAAGAAAATGAACGTGAGTTGAAAGCGTCTGAATTTGATCTGAACTATGTTGCGCTTGAAGGTAATATCGGTTGTATGGTTAATGGTGCAGGGCTTGCAATGGCGACCATGGATATTATTAAACTTTATGGTGGTCAACCTGCAAACTTCCTTGACGTGGGTGGTGGTGCAACCAAAGATCGTGTAATTGAAGCGTTTAAAATTATTCTGGCAGATACCTCTGTACAAGGGGTATTGATTAATATCTTCGGTGGAATTGTACGTTGTGACATGATTGCTGAAGCAATTATTGCAGCGGTTCAAGAAGTAAATGTAACTGTGCCTGTGGTTGTTCGTTTAGAAGGGAACAATGCTGAATTGGGTGCCAAATTACTTGATGAATCAGGTTTAAAACTTATTTCTGCAAATGGCTTGTCTGATGCCGCAGAAAAAATTGTTGCTGCAGTAAAAGCGTAAGGAGTATCAATATGAGCGTATTAATTAATAAAGA
This DNA window, taken from Acinetobacter sp. WCHA55, encodes the following:
- the sucC gene encoding ADP-forming succinate--CoA ligase subunit beta, which produces MNLHEYQAKALLKKYGMPVQEGVLATTPEEAVKAFEQIGGKFAVMKAQVHAGGRGKAGGVKVVKSATEAAEYAKSIIGTNLVTYQTDSHGQPVNSVLVAEDVYPVKRELYLGAVVDRSSRRVTFMASTEGGVEIEKVAEETPEKIIKVEVDPLVGLLPFQAREVAFKLNLKDGQVNQFVKVMSAAYQAFIENDFALFEINPLSVRENGDILCVDAKVGIDSNALYRLPEIAALRDKSQENERELKASEFDLNYVALEGNIGCMVNGAGLAMATMDIIKLYGGQPANFLDVGGGATKDRVIEAFKIILADTSVQGVLINIFGGIVRCDMIAEAIIAAVQEVNVTVPVVVRLEGNNAELGAKLLDESGLKLISANGLSDAAEKIVAAVKA